The following are from one region of the Hyla sarda isolate aHylSar1 chromosome 6, aHylSar1.hap1, whole genome shotgun sequence genome:
- the LOC130275983 gene encoding uncharacterized protein LOC130275983 — protein MSQKSSHKSRSVASVSTKASSISSAVAIARAKAEAAKTRAAFAEQEMQIKIEKARLEATLEKLAAEKEAAATIAEAEFLEAIEYPETLQRDSIPGMKLKSQDPLQRTSEYVNELPGSDSNTDPVQKPERCTISEIGPVQHEVPSWVNYKQESNSAGNNLITGQAVKPDHLTVASPLTPRQHDTGQHNQETTNRYEHTPYSYQGSTPPVYPAVYQTTMDFAKFFTRRELVAKGIVKFNDRPEDYRAWRSSFQNVTRDLDLSCSEEVDLLVKYLGEESSKHAARIRAININYPETGLKMIWSRLDECYGSAEVIESALYKRIEDFPRITNKGYQKLRELSDLLMELQVAKSEGDLQGLAYLDTARGVNPLVQKLPFNLQEKWITHGSTYKYKHNVPFPPFSVFVDFVHNQAKIRNDPSFDLTLSCATPVLNSRKTSVAVHKTNVSPPDFIHRPASQAEVKARDPSKQCPIHQKPLSRFGFQVVDPLCQRGIGVDRASGPVLRGYWFSPEPAAKRDGLAAAVATRSYPLATALPR, from the coding sequence ATGTCTCAGAAATCTTCACACAAATCCAGATCTGTTGCTTCTGTCTCCACAAAAGCTTCATCTATTAGCAGTGCAGTGGCCATTGCCCGCGCAAAAGCTGAAGCAGCTAAAACGCGAGCAGCATTCGCTGAGCAagaaatgcaaataaaaatagaGAAGGCAAGGCTAGAAGCAACATTAGAGAAACTCGCTGCAGAAAAGGAGGCTGCAGCCACAATTGCTGAAGCAGAGTTCTTAGAGGCTATAGAGTATCCTGAAACACTACAGCGCGACAGCATACCAGGTATGAAGCTTAAATCGCAAGATCCATTACAACGCACGTCAGAGTATGTAAATGAGCTCCCAGGTTCAGACAGCAATACTGATCCAGTACAAAAGCCTGAACGTTGTACCATAAGTGAAATAGGCCCAGTACAGCATGAAGTGCCATCCTGGGTCAACTACAAGCAAGAGAGCAACTCGGCTGGTAATAACCTCATTACAGGTCAAGCAGTCAAGCCAGATCACCTCACTGTTGCATCTCCCCTGACGCCAAGGCAGCATGATACTGGCCAGCACAACCAAGAGACTACTAACAGGTATGAGCATACCCCATATTCTTACCAGGGTAGTACACCACCAGTATACCCTGCTGTCTACCAGACCACAATGGACTTTGCAAAGTTTTTTACACGGCGCGAACTAGTCGCAAAAGGAATTGTGAAGTTCAATGATCGTCCTGAAGACTATAGAGCCTGGAGATCTTCCTTTCAGAATGTCACAAGAGACTTAGACCTGTCATGTAGTGAAGAGGTGGACCTCTTGGTCAAATACCTGGGGGAAGAGTCAAGCAAACATGCAGCTAGGATCAGGGCTATCAATATAAACTACCCCGAGACTGGTCTTAAAATGATTTGGAGCAGACTTGATGAGTGCTATGGCTCAGCAGAGGTTATAGAAAGTGCCCTCTACAAAAGAATTGAGGACTTTCCCAGGATAACCAACAAAGGCTATCAGAAACTCAGAGAACTTAGTGACTTACTAATGGAACTTCAAGTTGCCAAATCTGAAGGGGACTTACAAGGACTTGCATACCTTGACACAGCAAGAGGTGTCAACCCTTTAGTTCAAAAACTACCCTTCAACCTACAAGAGAAGTGGATTACCCATGGTTCcacatataaatataaacataatgtCCCATTTCCTCCATTCTCTGTTTTTGTTGATTTTGTGCATAATCAAGCAAAGATAAGAAATGACCCTAGTTTTGATCTTACATTGTCATGTGCCACTCCAGTTCTCAATTCACGCAAAACCTCAGTGGCAGTACACAAGACTAATGTTTCTCCTCCAGATTTTATTCACAGGCCGGCAAGCCAAGCAGAGGTAAAGGCACGGGATCCAAGCAAGCAGTGTCCCATACATCAAAAgcctctgtcacgattcggcttccaggtagtggatcctctgtgtcagcgagggattggcgtggaccgtgctagtggaccggttctaagaggctactggttttcaccagagcccgccgcaaagcgggatggtcttgctgcggcagtagcaaccaggtcgtatccactagcaacggctctacctcgctga